The Engystomops pustulosus chromosome 4, aEngPut4.maternal, whole genome shotgun sequence genome contains a region encoding:
- the ISLR2 gene encoding immunoglobulin superfamily containing leucine-rich repeat protein 2 isoform X1, producing the protein MVVNFGYLLLSPTGDTGALTLTLEAHTGGGRMDTFFFLCVAVSLLRTTFSCPEACSCVDKYNQQFADCTYKKLQKVPTGFPSNVTTLSLSANKISSLKKSNFVGVPQVTSLWLAHNSISSIERGTLTTLVNLKNLDISHNQLVEFPWEDLASLPALQLLKMNNNRMVNLPLDAFDNLKDLRSLRINDNQFTVIQEGTFKPLVSLLHIQIYNNPFQCTCSLMWLKKWIEEAQITVAEKDKIVCNTPKEHQGMNLTTIPELLCGSPTVQLSYHPNLDSTELYDGFTLTLNCLVSGSPKPVIQWKVRNSSQETEIKPTDMSKAELSGNFLVYQNGTLVIPHLSKKLQGTYTCIATNEMGSSQSSVNVSVAGSQKYPTKDIDPIAKNIPTDTKKATGKELGNSVIDKTGEKINSELPTASTGTEDNKVNTLENSKSNAKKCGPSVGGTHVSNHAFNESSNLKPHVFDLGVIALDVSEKEAKVQITPYNTHSGKQNLKMLYLCQESPKGFALVQWSEIEDRVNSYWFQGLTPGTNYSVCLTYKGEDCQVQVVFTTKKEVPSLIIIIIVSIFLLGLATIPLVGATCCHLLSKYHGKNYKLIMKTHKQDPMEKHMAADFDPRSSYVESEKNFDPTEAGGEEGEADVEAAPIEEEVEKEIEGSVLDEVLPSSQSKTNQEDFEVGSEYSDKLPLGAEAVTISEEINGNYKEPAR; encoded by the exons GTTGTAAACTTTGGATACCTGTTACTGAGCCCTACTGGAGATACTGGAGCCCTGACACTCACCCTGGAGGCGCACACAGGAG GTGGAAGGATGGATACTTTCTTCtttctctgtgttgctgtgtctcTTCTGAGGACAACATTCAGCTGCCCTGAGGCATGTTCCTGTGTGGATAAATACAATCAACAGTTTGCTGACTGCACTTACAAAAAGCTACAAAAAGTTCCAACAGGATTCCCATCCAATGTCACCACTCTTAGCCTTTCAGCCAACAAAATCAGCTCTCTAAAGAAGTCCAACTTTGTAGGGGTGCcacaggtgacatcactgtggttagCCCACAATTCTATTAGTTCAATAGAAAGGGGTACTTTGACCACTTTGGTCAATCTTAAAAACCTGGATATTAGTCATAACCAATTGGTGGAATTCCCATGGGAGGACCTGGCCAGCCTCCCTGCCCTACAGCTGCTAAAAATGAATAACAATCGCATGGTGAATTTACCCTTGGATGCTTTTGATAATTTAAAAGATCTGAGGTCTCTCCGCATAAATGATAATCAATTTACTGTGATTCAAGAAGGAACCTTTAAGCCTCTTGTTTCTCTTTTACATATTCAGATCTACAATAACCCCTTTCAATGTACTTGTTCACTTATGTGGCTGAAAAAATGGATTGAAGAAGCTCAGATTACTGTAGCAGAGAAAGATAAAATTGTATGTAATACCCCTAAAGAGCACCAAGGAATGAATCTTACAACAATACCAGAACTATTGTGTGGATCTCCAACAGTGCAACTAAGCTACCACCCTAATCTTGATAGCACTGAGTTATATGATGGATTTACTCTCACACTGAACTGTCTGGTCAGTGGAAGTCCCAAGCCAGTAATTCAGTGGAAAGTTAGAAATTCATCCCAAGAGACTGAGATCAAACCCACTGACATGTCTAAAGCAGAGTTATCTGGAAATTTTTTGGTTTATCAGAATGGCACATTGGTAATACCTCACCTTAGCAAGAAATTACAAGGCACATACACTTGTATTGCCACCAATGAGATGGGTAGTAGCCAAAGTTCGGTTAATGTCTCAGTGGCAGGTAGTCAAAAATATCCCACAAAGGATATAGATCCAATAGCAAAAAATATACCTACAGATACTAAAAAAGCAACAGGTAAGGAACTGGGAAATAGTGTTATAGATAAAACAGGGGAAAAAATAAATTCAGAGCTTCCAACAGCGTCAACTGGAACTGAGGATAATAAGGTAAATACTCTCGAAAACTCCAAATCCAATGCGAAGAAATGTGGGCCAAGTGTAGGAGGCACGCATGTTTCCAATCATGCATTCAATGAGAGTAGTAACTTGAAACCTCATGTCTTTGATCTGGGAGTAATAGCTCTGGATGTGTCAGAAAAAGAAGCAAAAGTACAAATAACTCCATATAATACACATTCTGGTAAACAAAACCTAAAGATGCTATACCTCTGCCAGGAAAGTCCAAAAGGATTTGCTTTAGTTCAGTGGTCAGAAATTGAGGATCGAGTAAATTCCTACTGGTTTCAAGGGCTAACACCTGGCACCAACTATTCTGTATGCCTAACATACAAAGGAGAAGACTGTCAAGTGCAGGTGGTTTTTACCACTAAGAAAGAAGTCCCATCtttgatcattattattattgtaagcaTTTTCCTACTTGGTTTGGCCACCATACCCCTTGTGGGAGCCACTTGCTGTCACCTACTTTCTAAATATCATGGTAAAAATTATAAATTAATCATGAAAACCCACAAACAAGATCCAATGGAGAAGCACATGGCTGCTGATTTTGACCCCAGATCTTcttatgtggaatctgaaaagaaTTTTGATCCTACTGAAgctggaggagaagaaggagaagcagATGTAGAAGCAGCACCTATTGAAGAAGAAGTTGAGAAGGAGATTGAAGGGAGTGTATTAGATGAAGTTCTTCCAAGCTCTCAATCCAAAACTAATCAGGAAGATTTTGAAGTGGGATCTGAGTACAGTGATAAGCTTCCACTAGGAGCCGAGGCTGTAACCATCTCAGAAGAAATTAATGGGAACTACAAGGAACCTGCCCGCTGA
- the ISLR2 gene encoding immunoglobulin superfamily containing leucine-rich repeat protein 2 isoform X2 — MDTFFFLCVAVSLLRTTFSCPEACSCVDKYNQQFADCTYKKLQKVPTGFPSNVTTLSLSANKISSLKKSNFVGVPQVTSLWLAHNSISSIERGTLTTLVNLKNLDISHNQLVEFPWEDLASLPALQLLKMNNNRMVNLPLDAFDNLKDLRSLRINDNQFTVIQEGTFKPLVSLLHIQIYNNPFQCTCSLMWLKKWIEEAQITVAEKDKIVCNTPKEHQGMNLTTIPELLCGSPTVQLSYHPNLDSTELYDGFTLTLNCLVSGSPKPVIQWKVRNSSQETEIKPTDMSKAELSGNFLVYQNGTLVIPHLSKKLQGTYTCIATNEMGSSQSSVNVSVAGSQKYPTKDIDPIAKNIPTDTKKATGKELGNSVIDKTGEKINSELPTASTGTEDNKVNTLENSKSNAKKCGPSVGGTHVSNHAFNESSNLKPHVFDLGVIALDVSEKEAKVQITPYNTHSGKQNLKMLYLCQESPKGFALVQWSEIEDRVNSYWFQGLTPGTNYSVCLTYKGEDCQVQVVFTTKKEVPSLIIIIIVSIFLLGLATIPLVGATCCHLLSKYHGKNYKLIMKTHKQDPMEKHMAADFDPRSSYVESEKNFDPTEAGGEEGEADVEAAPIEEEVEKEIEGSVLDEVLPSSQSKTNQEDFEVGSEYSDKLPLGAEAVTISEEINGNYKEPAR; from the coding sequence ATGGATACTTTCTTCtttctctgtgttgctgtgtctcTTCTGAGGACAACATTCAGCTGCCCTGAGGCATGTTCCTGTGTGGATAAATACAATCAACAGTTTGCTGACTGCACTTACAAAAAGCTACAAAAAGTTCCAACAGGATTCCCATCCAATGTCACCACTCTTAGCCTTTCAGCCAACAAAATCAGCTCTCTAAAGAAGTCCAACTTTGTAGGGGTGCcacaggtgacatcactgtggttagCCCACAATTCTATTAGTTCAATAGAAAGGGGTACTTTGACCACTTTGGTCAATCTTAAAAACCTGGATATTAGTCATAACCAATTGGTGGAATTCCCATGGGAGGACCTGGCCAGCCTCCCTGCCCTACAGCTGCTAAAAATGAATAACAATCGCATGGTGAATTTACCCTTGGATGCTTTTGATAATTTAAAAGATCTGAGGTCTCTCCGCATAAATGATAATCAATTTACTGTGATTCAAGAAGGAACCTTTAAGCCTCTTGTTTCTCTTTTACATATTCAGATCTACAATAACCCCTTTCAATGTACTTGTTCACTTATGTGGCTGAAAAAATGGATTGAAGAAGCTCAGATTACTGTAGCAGAGAAAGATAAAATTGTATGTAATACCCCTAAAGAGCACCAAGGAATGAATCTTACAACAATACCAGAACTATTGTGTGGATCTCCAACAGTGCAACTAAGCTACCACCCTAATCTTGATAGCACTGAGTTATATGATGGATTTACTCTCACACTGAACTGTCTGGTCAGTGGAAGTCCCAAGCCAGTAATTCAGTGGAAAGTTAGAAATTCATCCCAAGAGACTGAGATCAAACCCACTGACATGTCTAAAGCAGAGTTATCTGGAAATTTTTTGGTTTATCAGAATGGCACATTGGTAATACCTCACCTTAGCAAGAAATTACAAGGCACATACACTTGTATTGCCACCAATGAGATGGGTAGTAGCCAAAGTTCGGTTAATGTCTCAGTGGCAGGTAGTCAAAAATATCCCACAAAGGATATAGATCCAATAGCAAAAAATATACCTACAGATACTAAAAAAGCAACAGGTAAGGAACTGGGAAATAGTGTTATAGATAAAACAGGGGAAAAAATAAATTCAGAGCTTCCAACAGCGTCAACTGGAACTGAGGATAATAAGGTAAATACTCTCGAAAACTCCAAATCCAATGCGAAGAAATGTGGGCCAAGTGTAGGAGGCACGCATGTTTCCAATCATGCATTCAATGAGAGTAGTAACTTGAAACCTCATGTCTTTGATCTGGGAGTAATAGCTCTGGATGTGTCAGAAAAAGAAGCAAAAGTACAAATAACTCCATATAATACACATTCTGGTAAACAAAACCTAAAGATGCTATACCTCTGCCAGGAAAGTCCAAAAGGATTTGCTTTAGTTCAGTGGTCAGAAATTGAGGATCGAGTAAATTCCTACTGGTTTCAAGGGCTAACACCTGGCACCAACTATTCTGTATGCCTAACATACAAAGGAGAAGACTGTCAAGTGCAGGTGGTTTTTACCACTAAGAAAGAAGTCCCATCtttgatcattattattattgtaagcaTTTTCCTACTTGGTTTGGCCACCATACCCCTTGTGGGAGCCACTTGCTGTCACCTACTTTCTAAATATCATGGTAAAAATTATAAATTAATCATGAAAACCCACAAACAAGATCCAATGGAGAAGCACATGGCTGCTGATTTTGACCCCAGATCTTcttatgtggaatctgaaaagaaTTTTGATCCTACTGAAgctggaggagaagaaggagaagcagATGTAGAAGCAGCACCTATTGAAGAAGAAGTTGAGAAGGAGATTGAAGGGAGTGTATTAGATGAAGTTCTTCCAAGCTCTCAATCCAAAACTAATCAGGAAGATTTTGAAGTGGGATCTGAGTACAGTGATAAGCTTCCACTAGGAGCCGAGGCTGTAACCATCTCAGAAGAAATTAATGGGAACTACAAGGAACCTGCCCGCTGA